From Salvelinus namaycush isolate Seneca chromosome 27, SaNama_1.0, whole genome shotgun sequence, the proteins below share one genomic window:
- the LOC120022206 gene encoding leucine-rich repeat-containing protein 3B-like yields the protein MTPLDMWLSRSIPMCLLLQSLVLMALCFPSASMCPKGCVCQRARPDPGLHLGPGPLGLLLGLNVTCTGSRLKEIPPDLPPDTAVLRLDHNQIMAVPDHAFRGLRLLRELNLSHNAVETLGEGAFSGVEATLQVLDLSHNRITSVHKDAFARLKARVLVDDNPWHCDCTLQQALGGMAHNHEAAARVLCRSSELQEQEGRHFLAVDTDLCNLAKRTTDYAMLVTMFGWFAMVISYVVYYVRQNQEDARRHLEYLKSLPSKPVKPNEVEDISTVV from the coding sequence ATGACTCCCCTGGACATGTGGCTGTCCCGCTCCATCCCCATGTGCCTGCTCCTCCAGAGCCTGGTCCTCATGGCCCTGTGCTTCCCCTCCGCCTCCATGTGTCCCAAGGGATGCGTCTGCCAGCGGGCCCGACCCGACCCTGGCCTCCACCTCGGCCCGGGGCCCCTGGGGCTCCTCCTTGGCCTCAACGTCACCTGCACCGGGTCCCGGCTCAAAGAGATCCCCCCGGACCTGCCTCCAGACACCGCCGTGCTCCGCCTCGACCACAACCAGATCATGGCCGTCCCCGACCACGCCTTCCGGGGCCTGAGGCTGCTGCGGGAGCTCAATCTGTCCCACAATGCTGTGGAGACGCTGGGGGAGGGCGCCTTCAGTGGCGTGGAGGCCACACTGCAGGTCCTCGACCTCTCACACAACCGCATCACTAGTGTGCACAAGGATGCGTTCGCCCGGCTCAAAGCGCGGGTCCTGGTGGACGACAACCCCTGGCACTGTGACTGCACCCTGCAGCAGGCACTGGGCGGCATGGCCCACAACCACGAGGCGGCTGCACGTGTCCTCTGCCGGAGCTCCGAACTCCAGGAGCAGGAGGGACGCCATTTCCTGGCGGTGGACACAGACCTGTGTAACCTGGCCAAGAGGACCACGGACTACGCCATGCTGGTGACAATGTTCGGCTGGTTTGCCATGGTCATCTCCTACGTGGTGTATTACGTACGGCAGAACCAGGAGGATGCCCGGCGACACCTGGAGTACCTCAAGTCGCTCCCCAGCAAGCCTGTGAAGCCCAACGAGGTGGAGGACATCAGTACTGTGGTGTAA